The Biomphalaria glabrata chromosome 13, xgBioGlab47.1, whole genome shotgun sequence sequence CTAGGGGCTGAAACGATGAATACCGTTCTCATGGGCGCACATCATCCTCGTAAAATTGTTTGCGACAGAAATTAAGTGTACATAATTTCGCGAGATCctttaaactttaaatcatGAAGGTTAGCTACCAGCAAAGTTATTTGTCTTACTGTCAATGTATTAACATTCTCAACTTTATAGTGAATGGgtgtctaaaataaaaaaaaaaatctttaaagaaatatgtttttttttatcaggtcAGCACATTTATTTAAGTTCACTACAGAATCTTTTAAGCATTAAGAAATCAATAGAGCATGCAAAAACTATGAATTTAAGAATTAAAAAGTCACGTGTTTCTACTAGGATTGtcaccgaaataaaaaaaaaaggggggggggggtcgccaCAAAAGGGATTATGTTACAAAAAGATATGTTTCTCTTGCTGATAAATAGGTCAAAGGAATTTTCAAAAGACGGTTACCATTATTTACAAgcgcaaatatatttttttaaagaggataTCTATCtccagtgttgttgttgtttttttttgtgacggtactcaCCGGTACGGTGTACCGGcatctttttcaatgtggagaaaaaattattactttttgtattttaatgtttgttattaatttattagtagttaaaagttaggcgatccatcactgagtacggcatctatattgttaaaaaaaaaaaagcactgtctTATCTCTAACACTATTTCTTTATCTATCCCTACTCAACGGTATTTCAGTTTTCTAACGACATAGGAATTCTCCTGCTCCTTAACCTGATTGGACTACAATTTAAACACACAGAGTAGCTTAGCTTTAGATGTATAGACATCTACTAAAATATGAACTGTATAGCAGTGGCGTCATTAGTTTGGATGGGGGTTAGGACCGCACCGAGTATCAACCACCAGGGATGATACCCAGgtgagataaaaaaatataattcttaGTGGTTAGATATACACTATGAACAGATATAcatagccctttttttttttgctgttacaaataattttagttaaaATTCAATCATAATGCTCAAAACCTTTACACCGTATCACCAGCAGAACTGTTGTTATGGAAACTATTGGAGTTCTGGCAAGAGGTGTATATCAGCAGGTCAACCTTTGTCATTGTCTATCAAAGGACAACATTAAGTATTACCGAAATCTCACATGTTAAGTTTAGAAAGTATACAAGAAGTATTTGAGACTTCTAGGGGTAATGACATAACGGAAAGATGAGCTTGTATTGCATGCGTTGTAGAATCAGTTGTctacagcagtgtttcccaaactaattGTTTCGCGGAGCcatagtgttccgcgaggcctgaataggtgttcctcgaactactggaataattaaatagtaggccaccatgtgaattaacatctcattaaaaaataagtaaaatattgcagatttaagctttgtaaagaaaaCAACACATCTACATGGATGAAAAGCTGCAATGAGTCAATCTATAATTCGGTTGGAAGTGGTATCAGAGGGGAAAAACGTTGAAAAAGCGAAAATCATAAAGTGTGTTTTCTTTTATCAAACCAGATAAACTATAAACACGTCAGAGACAAAATGTCTCCCATGCATCTTGTTTGACAGCACATCTGGCATAGCACAAACTAATCAGATGTACGAAGTATAAGATTTTAAAAGGAAAAACGCTGATGAGTTCTGAAATCCTAAACAACATGAAAAGGGCTGTGCTGGACTTTATAAAGTGACAGTGTAGCCACGTAGGAAAGCTATGGAGAAGCACATGCAATTTTAAGAACCAAcagaaaagtttatttttaatggatGTGTAGACAATTAATTTCATCTGTATGATGAACAAtctttttaagaaaatatttcttgtgtaaacttttttttatatatgtttgaaatactttttttcgcTCACTAAAAGTGCAGCCTAAGGACTTTTGCAAGCTGTCTGCAATTTTAGCGTTGTTTGCTTTGCCTTACTTTCTTTTGGGCAAGTAGACTGGGAGTTGACAATACACAAGAGTGATTTCAAACTAAAGGATTATATTTTAACAAAGTGGTGACCAAAAGTATGATACGTTCGTGTAAAATTTTATTGAGAAGACTCAACTGGAATAAAAAACGCATataatttcaattaaaaaaaaaagaattagaaacaagtttgaaatccagaaaagaatgtttaaacttttaaatagcCTTTGACTAGTTCTTGCACgcttttaaatgttatgtctacaaacaaatattgtttaccatttaatttattttgcgAAAGTAGCAAACCTAGTATAATAATGTACAATAGGTTGCATAAGAAGCTCATTaatgtttaatataaaaacaatcaTATGATAagactttctaattttaataagtTTATATTTCAATGcgttcaataaatatttataaattgtcATACAAAACGAAATTTTAAAGTGTCAAAAGAAAGCATGAGCCGACCGCTCAGAGGGACACTGACCCTAGTGACACCACACTTCTATAGATTAATCTTTTTGCTATATAAACCAGTTCTATCTATTCTAATTTTATATCTACCCTTTACCTCAAAAGCATGCATCAACTGttaaaaagaagtaaaaaattcaataacatatgtaaactctttttttttaagttaataaCTTTCCAGCAACTTAGAGTGTTCTTCTAATTGGGtcatctaaaaatagtttccaTTGAACAGAGAACCTTagcaaagctaaaaaaaaaacatctattgttatacttttttttttttactaagcgaTTTGGGGAGGGGGAGTGgcagaaatattttattatattctgGCATTTCCAGATGTTTCTTGTTTGCTTACCTGACATTGTTGCCCTTATTGTTCTGGGCCGGGTAATCCcggaaaaaaaatgacaaagaatTTTATTGATTTCAGTTTTATAGAGAAACGGGTCCAAACACCTTTACACTTTTTGTATATAAAGTCATTACAATTACATGTGAAAgaagtgctatttaaaaaagaagtcttgtacaaaaataattaattaaacaaggttacaaagacagtttgtgtggcaacacaaactcaaaatcgcccccccccccgaagtggtctacctagagtcttcaccaggattcgaacactggacttctggttccaagtgctttactacTTAGCCACAACAtctacatttattcatttagcgtacaattatattttttaaaataataattattaaccttatccatacattcaaaattaataacatgttacatgtaataaagagaaaattagataaattggcaatatgaaaaaaaaaatattgacctaTTTTAGTAAGGTAGTGAGCTAGCTAGAAATGACTTGAAAGACTTGGAGTAGGTCTTCTTGGACCAGACATTCCccttgcaaaataaaaattaatatctcctttgtcatttgtcatacaaactagacatagatctagctagatctagacctagttttagatctacatctagattgaagatctaagtctaggtcaagagctaaatctaaatctagatctagaaaaagatctaagtctagtctagaataaGATGtaagtctagttctagatctaagtatagatctaattctagatctagatctacaacgatatagaatcttgatatagaatctactatatctagactagaactcgtatgaatttacaAGTTTCagcttaaaattactagacctaggccaatgttataatcatgaatagtaggccttttaTTACTGGGTAATGCCGTTATCAATAGCTGTTCGTAAGcatccgattcatttcttaatgtgatacttttgtttacataataaataaatctgcacccctaagctgtcagaagttATTGCCTTATTgtctgatctccgtctcgacagatctgggaaactaaaaattctcgacctgtatggcgacatttatgcactacgcaagacagcagggtttctgtccagggcttttgcaagagaggatttgagcctctcaagccctcactctaatggagttggatgatgatgatgatgacctcccctgaagttttgcattgaaaagttgttttttgttttttttttaatctgcttgaaaagataattttaaccctaaccctaacccttgcggaaaaaaaaagcagccgttgcatcagaactttgaatgatctaaaatatcatgatgtcctattttcattttctcttctagttccTGAGATATAatcgggacggacggacggaaggacggacagacggacagacaggccacacaaaactaatagcgactTATCCCCTTTTAGGGGGTcactaaaaacatgaaattaaaaatttagtTGATACTAAAGAGAACCAGACGTCAACGGTTCACTAAGAAACTTTGACAGACCACAATAAACTATATATTGTGTATCCATCACAACAAGTtctaataaagaaaatgaataaactataaaaaaaaatgtattcatcatTGCAATGTTCATATATGTTCCGGATATTTATGTGGATTTTCCTGGCACATGATTTGATATATATCTACGTACTTTTCCACTGGGTTTGGACCTACCCAGGAAGTGTAAACTAAGTGTCGAGTTGAAATATAGAAACGCTGATAAATAATTCAGCGGCTAAAAACTGATAGTCAACTTGTGACGGAATAATTATACCACTTTTCGTTTCTGAGaaaatatacaaacatttgatttgtgtgtatttgtaattaaacactGGCACACAGACATGATCATTTATTGGAGGAAACAAAATAAGTGGGGGAAAAGAAAGAtgcatgtttgtaaaatgttttacatgtttcggatgttccttcagagttgaagataattacttcctagtccaaacctcccgcaggacgacggaggatgggagcgggcagggtttgaatctgaacgacagtccagcgcgcaaaccgcacgaccaggcagccatgcgTCATTTCAAAAGTATTACATAAGCAAATGAAATCATTGAGAGACCTGTCTTCcttttttgaataaaaaaaagtatgttagatCAAAAGAGATAAACCAGTTTGTAAAGCTATATAGTGGTAAATAACCACACCTCCTCGTTCGGAAAGAAATCTCGTTGAACTTTTCTCCAGAGTTtcacataaaaataatattgagaCCAAAATATGTTTCCAACTCCTAAGATCTGTCTCGCAGTACTTCTCCTCTTCTATCAGCTGCACTTGTACTAGACTCATGGAAGCTACTTGGGGACTTCTAAGATCTGTCTCGCAGTACTTCTCCTCATCTAACAGCTGCACTTGTAACAGACTCATGGAAGCTGCTTGGGGACTTCTAATATCTGTCTCGCAGTACTTCTCCTCATCTAACAGCTGCACTTGTACTAGACTCATGGAAGCTGCTTGGGGACTCCTAAGATCTGTCTCGCAGTACTTCTCCTCTTCTATCAGCTGCACTTGTACTAGACTCATGGAAGCTACTTGGGGACTTCTAAGATCTGTCTCGCAGTACTTCTCCTCATCTAACAGCTGCACTTGTAACAGACTCATGGAAGCTGCTTGGGGACTTCTAATATCTGTCTCGCAGTACTTCTCCTCTTCTATCAGCTGCACTTGTACTAGACTCATGGAAGCTGCTTGGGGACTCCTAAGATCTGTCTCGCAGTACTTCTCCTCTTCTATCAGCTGCACTTGTACTAGACTCATGGAAGCTGCTTGGGGACTCCTAAGATCTGTCTCGCAGTACTTCTCCTCTTCTATCAGCTGCACTTGTACTAGACTCATGGAAGCTGCTTGGGGACTCCTAAGATCTGTCTCGCAGTACTTCTCCTCATCTATCAGCTGCACTTGTAACAGACTCATGGAAGCTGCTTGGGGACTCCTAAGATCTGTCTCGCAGTACTTCTCCTCTTCTATCAGCTGCACTTGTACTAGACTCATGGAAGCTGCTTGGGGACTCCTAAGATCTGTCTCGCAGTACTTCTCCTCTTCTATCAGCTGCACTTGTACTAGACTCATGGAAGCTGCTTGGGGACTCCTAAGATCTGTCTCGCAGTACTTCTCCTCATCTATCAGCTGCACTTGTAACAGACTCATGGAAGCTGCTTGGGGACTCCTAAGATCTTTCTCGCAGTACTTCTCCTCATCTATCAGCTGCACTTGTAACATACTCATGGAAGCTGCTTGGGGACTCCTAAGATCTGTCTCGCAGTACTTCTCCTCTTCTATCAGCTGCACTTGTACTAGACTCATGGAAGCTGCTTGGGGACTCCTAAGATCTGTCTCGCAGTACTTCTCCTCATCTAACAGCTGCACTTGTACTAGACTCATGGAAGCTGCTTGGGGACTTCTAATATCTGTCTCGCAGTACTTCTCCTCATCTAACAGCTGCACTTGTACTAGACTCATGGAAGCTGCTTGAGGACTCCTAAGATCTGTCTCGCAGTACTTCTCTTCTAACAGCTGCACTTGTAACAGGCTCATGGAAGCTGCTTGGGGACTTCTAAGATCTGTCTCGCAGTACTTCTCCTCTTCTATCAGCTGCACTTGTACTAGACTCATGGAAGCTGCTTGGGGACTCCTAAGATCTGTCTCGCAGTACTTCTCCTCATCTATCAGCTGCACTTGTACTAGACTCATGGAAGCTGCTTGGGGACTCCTAAGATCTGTCTCGCAGTACTTCTCCTCATCTATCAGCTGCACTTGTACTAGACTCATGGAAG is a genomic window containing:
- the LOC129922428 gene encoding uncharacterized protein LOC129922428 — encoded protein: MSLLQVQLLEEKYCKTDLRSPQAASMSLLQVQLLEEKYCETDLRSPQAASMSLVQVQLIDEEKYCETDLRSLQAASMSLVQVQLIEEEKYCETDLRSPQAASMSLVQVQLIDEEKYCETDLRSPQAASMSLVQVQLIEEEKYCETDLRSPHAASMSLLQVQLLEEKYCETDLRSPQAASMSLVQVQLIDEEKYCETDLRSPQAASMSLVQVQLIDEEKYCETDLRSPQAASMSLVQVQLIEEEKYCETDLRSPQAASMSLLQVQLLEEKYCETDLRSPQAASMSLVQVQLLDEEKYCETDIRSPQAASMSLVQVQLLDEEKYCETDLRSPQAASMSLVQVQLIEEEKYCETDLRSPQAASMSMLQVQLIDEEKYCEKDLRSPQAASMSLLQVQLIDEEKYCETDLRSPQAASMSLVQVQLIEEEKYCETDLRSPQAASMSLVQVQLIEEEKYCETDLRSPQAASMSLLQVQLIDEEKYCETDLRSPQAASMSLVQVQLIEEEKYCETDLRSPQAASMSLVQVQLIEEEKYCETDLRSPQAASMSLVQVQLIEEEKYCETDIRSPQAASMSLLQVQLLDEEKYCETDLRSPQVASMSLVQVQLIEEEKYCETDLRSPQAASMSLVQVQLLDEEKYCETDIRSPQAASMSLLQVQLLDEEKYCETDLRSPQVASMSLVQVQLIEEEKYCETDLRSWKHILVSILFLCETLEKSSTRFLSERGGVVIYHYIALQTGLSLLI